In a genomic window of Amycolatopsis japonica:
- a CDS encoding carbon-nitrogen hydrolase family protein, which translates to MRVAVHQGSYAELPSAVEASGADLVIAAEMITTGYHIGARSHELAEPADGPTAARMSALATESGVALAYGYPESDGGRVYNSVQLIGRDGRRLANYRKTHLFGDIDRDWFEPGAEAVVQAELDGLRIGLLICYDVEFPELVRAHALAGTELLVVPTALMSPYELVADTLVPARAYESQLYVAYANRCDTEQELTYCGHSCVVAPTGEVLARAGAGPELISAEVTRDALVASRLENTHLADRRPDLYRGLSA; encoded by the coding sequence ATGAGGGTCGCCGTCCATCAGGGCTCGTACGCCGAGCTGCCGTCCGCCGTCGAGGCGTCGGGCGCCGATCTCGTGATCGCCGCCGAGATGATCACGACCGGCTACCACATCGGTGCCCGGTCGCATGAGCTCGCCGAACCCGCCGACGGTCCGACAGCGGCCCGGATGTCCGCGCTGGCAACGGAATCCGGCGTCGCGCTGGCTTACGGATATCCCGAATCCGACGGCGGCCGCGTGTACAACAGCGTCCAGCTGATCGGTCGCGACGGACGACGCCTGGCGAACTACCGCAAGACGCATCTGTTCGGCGACATCGACCGCGACTGGTTCGAGCCGGGTGCCGAGGCGGTCGTGCAGGCGGAGCTCGACGGTCTCCGGATCGGCCTGCTGATCTGCTACGACGTCGAGTTCCCCGAGCTGGTGCGGGCACACGCGCTGGCCGGGACCGAACTGCTCGTGGTGCCGACCGCGCTGATGAGCCCGTACGAACTGGTCGCGGACACGCTGGTGCCCGCCCGCGCCTACGAGAGCCAGCTGTACGTCGCGTACGCGAACCGGTGTGACACCGAACAGGAACTGACCTACTGCGGCCACTCCTGCGTCGTCGCCCCGACCGGCGAAGTGCTCGCCCGGGCGGGCGCCGGCCCGGAGCTGATCAGCGCCGAAGTGACCCGTGACGCGCTCGTCGCGTCGCGGCTGGAGAACACCCACCTGGCCGACCGACGGCCCGATCTGTACCGAGGACTTTCCGCATGA
- a CDS encoding flavin monoamine oxidase family protein translates to MTSALPTAIHHDEPAGRPITMFGPDFPFAYDDFLAHPAGLGSLPAERHGTEVAVIGGGLSGIVTAYELMKLGLRPVVYEIAEIGGRLRTVNFPGCPDDVVAEMGAMRFPPASTALFHYIDKVGLETTPFPNPLAPGTPSTVVDLKGESHYARTADELPAVFGKVAAAWDSTLSEQAAFTEMQKAIRDRDVKTIKRLWNELVPKLDNQTFYGFLCDSPAFASFRDREIFGQVGFGTGGWDTDFPNSILEILRVVYTGADDEHRSIVGGSRRLPLRLWEHAPEDIAFWPAGTSLSSLHGGSSNPGVARLHRTAPNNITVTDTEGRIRTYPAAVFTAQSWMLLSKIECDEALFPIDHWTAIERTHYMESSKVFVPVDRPFWLDKDPETGRDTMSMTLTDRMPRGTYLLGDDPDAPAVICLSYTWADDSLKWLPLSVSERVEVMLQSLKEIYPGVDVRRHIIGDPVTVSWEAEPHFMGAFKANLPGHYRYQHRLFTHFKQDRLEERHRGLFLAGDDVSWTAGWAEGAVQTALNAVWGVMHHFGGETDPANPGPGDVYDDIAPVELPD, encoded by the coding sequence ATGACCTCCGCCCTCCCGACCGCGATCCACCACGACGAACCGGCGGGCCGTCCGATCACCATGTTCGGCCCCGACTTCCCGTTCGCCTACGACGATTTCCTCGCGCACCCCGCCGGGCTCGGCAGCCTTCCGGCCGAGCGGCACGGCACCGAGGTGGCGGTGATCGGCGGGGGCCTCTCGGGCATCGTCACCGCGTACGAGCTGATGAAGCTCGGGTTGCGCCCGGTCGTGTACGAGATCGCCGAGATCGGCGGCCGCCTGCGCACGGTGAACTTCCCCGGTTGCCCGGACGATGTCGTCGCGGAGATGGGCGCGATGCGCTTCCCGCCGGCGTCGACCGCGCTGTTCCACTACATCGACAAGGTCGGCCTGGAGACCACGCCGTTCCCGAACCCGCTGGCGCCGGGCACGCCGAGCACCGTCGTCGATCTCAAGGGGGAGAGCCACTACGCGCGCACGGCGGACGAACTCCCCGCCGTCTTCGGCAAGGTCGCGGCCGCGTGGGACAGCACACTGTCCGAGCAGGCCGCGTTCACCGAGATGCAGAAGGCGATCCGCGACCGCGACGTGAAGACGATCAAGCGGCTGTGGAACGAGCTCGTCCCGAAGCTGGACAACCAGACCTTCTACGGTTTCCTCTGCGATTCGCCCGCGTTCGCCTCCTTCCGTGACCGCGAGATCTTCGGACAGGTCGGCTTCGGCACCGGCGGCTGGGACACGGACTTCCCGAACTCCATCCTGGAGATCCTGCGGGTGGTCTACACCGGCGCGGACGACGAGCACCGCAGCATCGTCGGCGGCAGCAGGCGGCTTCCGTTGCGGCTGTGGGAACACGCGCCCGAGGACATCGCCTTCTGGCCCGCCGGAACGAGTTTGAGCTCGCTGCACGGCGGGAGCTCGAACCCCGGCGTCGCCCGGCTGCACCGGACCGCGCCGAACAACATCACCGTGACCGACACCGAAGGCCGCATCCGCACCTATCCGGCGGCGGTGTTCACCGCGCAGAGCTGGATGCTGCTGTCGAAGATCGAATGCGACGAGGCGCTGTTCCCGATCGACCACTGGACGGCGATCGAGCGCACGCACTACATGGAGTCCTCGAAGGTCTTCGTCCCGGTGGACCGGCCGTTCTGGCTGGACAAGGACCCGGAGACCGGGCGCGACACGATGAGCATGACGCTGACCGACCGCATGCCGCGTGGCACGTACCTGCTCGGCGACGATCCGGACGCGCCCGCGGTGATCTGCCTGTCCTACACCTGGGCCGACGATTCGCTGAAGTGGCTGCCGCTTTCGGTGTCCGAGCGGGTCGAGGTGATGCTGCAGTCGCTGAAGGAGATCTACCCGGGCGTCGACGTCCGGCGGCACATCATCGGCGACCCGGTGACCGTGTCCTGGGAGGCCGAACCGCATTTCATGGGCGCGTTCAAGGCCAACCTGCCCGGTCACTACCGCTACCAGCACCGGCTGTTCACCCACTTCAAGCAGGACCGGTTGGAGGAGCGCCACCGCGGTCTCTTCCTGGCGGGCGACGACGTCTCCTGGACGGCGGGCTGGGCCGAAGGCGCGGTGCAGACGGCGCTCAACGCCGTGTGGGGCGTCATGCACCACTTCGGTGGCGAGACGGATCCGGCGAACCCCGGGCCCGGCGATGTCTACGACGACATCGCGCCCGTGGAACTGCCCGACTGA
- a CDS encoding VanZ family protein: protein MITNFLLDHSALVPVAILLVALVCAVLGHLFAGRHRVLWTLAGVALVPVVALTLVPTRHTIDEFLCTVQFSLPTLGSVELLANVALFLPPVYFAALASRRPVTMFAAGSALSAVIEALQALVPAIGRACDTNDWLMNTIGALIAAGMAWLVGRRAQSGSSTGAMSS, encoded by the coding sequence ATGATCACGAACTTCCTGCTCGACCACTCCGCCCTCGTGCCGGTGGCGATCCTGCTGGTCGCGCTCGTCTGCGCCGTCCTCGGCCATCTGTTCGCGGGCAGGCATCGAGTCCTCTGGACGCTCGCGGGAGTGGCGCTGGTACCGGTCGTCGCGCTGACGCTGGTGCCCACCCGGCACACGATCGACGAGTTCCTGTGCACGGTCCAGTTCTCCCTGCCCACGCTCGGCTCGGTGGAGCTCCTGGCCAACGTCGCGCTGTTCCTGCCGCCGGTCTACTTCGCCGCGCTGGCGTCCCGACGGCCGGTGACGATGTTCGCGGCAGGCTCGGCGCTGTCCGCGGTGATCGAGGCGCTGCAAGCGTTGGTGCCCGCGATCGGCCGCGCCTGCGACACCAACGACTGGCTGATGAACACCATCGGCGCCCTCATCGCGGCGGGTATGGCGTGGCTGGTGGGCCGCCGCGCTCAGTCGGGCAGTTCCACGGGCGCGATGTCGTCGTAG
- a CDS encoding cysteine hydrolase family protein, whose product MRAALLIVDMQEMLVPLVWRGEELAARIAALARKARENGVPVIALRQIGAPGTDFDPESPGTRVSALLGLEPVDVVVDKTATDSFYRTGLAGLLVDRAVDTVVLTGLATDYCVDATARSAQSHGLDVVLVADGHAPSSDGDPTTGLTAEQVVARHNLLLSTAIHPGGRLRVLPSAEVEFTGP is encoded by the coding sequence ATGAGGGCCGCGCTGCTGATCGTCGACATGCAGGAAATGCTCGTTCCCCTGGTCTGGCGTGGCGAGGAACTGGCGGCCCGGATCGCCGCACTCGCCAGGAAGGCCCGCGAGAACGGTGTCCCGGTGATCGCACTGCGGCAGATCGGCGCTCCCGGCACCGACTTCGACCCCGAGTCGCCGGGCACCCGGGTCAGCGCGCTGCTCGGTCTCGAACCGGTCGACGTGGTGGTCGACAAGACCGCGACGGATTCCTTCTACCGCACCGGACTGGCGGGGCTGCTCGTCGACCGGGCGGTCGACACCGTGGTGCTGACCGGACTGGCCACCGACTACTGCGTCGACGCGACCGCCCGGTCCGCGCAGAGCCACGGCCTGGACGTCGTGCTGGTCGCCGACGGCCACGCTCCCTCGTCCGACGGCGACCCCACCACCGGGCTGACCGCCGAACAGGTCGTCGCCCGGCACAACCTGCTGCTGAGCACGGCGATCCATCCCGGCGGACGGCTGCGCGTGCTGCCGTCGGCGGAGGTCGAGTTCACCGGCCCGTAG
- a CDS encoding TolB family protein: protein MNTRTRVLIAVTGVLTLAAAAVIYVGVAGARNQDTASAGTSGAVTLEGGRLLFRSTADADRGHVSSVSAADPGGARAVSTVSCSRVYAAGGTGICLRPETGLTTYQLAVLDGRLAVTQEIPLVGLPNRARVSPDGKRLAWTVFVTGDSYNGGRFSTRAGTLDLTTDNVEGTLEDFAVTVDGKPYKAADFNFWGVTFTRQPGRFYATMSTGSHRYLVEGDSTARTVKTLRDNVECPSLSPDETRVAYKAAIDGDPAKGWRVSVLDLASGTVTPLAETRNVDDQPAWLDDRTVAYALPRTQGHSDVWAVSADGSGAPRLLIPEAESPAALP, encoded by the coding sequence GTGAACACCCGCACCCGCGTCCTGATCGCCGTCACCGGAGTACTCACGCTGGCCGCCGCCGCCGTGATCTACGTCGGGGTGGCGGGCGCGCGCAACCAGGACACCGCGTCGGCGGGCACCAGCGGCGCCGTCACCCTTGAAGGCGGACGGTTGCTCTTCCGCAGCACCGCCGACGCCGACCGCGGGCACGTGTCCAGCGTCAGCGCCGCCGACCCCGGCGGCGCACGGGCGGTGTCGACCGTGTCCTGCAGCCGGGTCTACGCGGCGGGCGGCACCGGGATCTGCCTGCGGCCGGAAACCGGGCTCACCACGTATCAGCTGGCCGTGCTCGACGGCCGTCTCGCGGTCACGCAGGAGATCCCGCTGGTCGGCCTGCCCAACCGGGCGCGGGTCTCGCCCGACGGGAAACGGCTGGCGTGGACGGTGTTCGTCACCGGCGATTCCTACAACGGCGGCCGGTTCTCCACCCGCGCCGGCACCCTCGACCTCACCACCGACAACGTCGAGGGCACGCTGGAGGACTTCGCCGTGACCGTGGACGGCAAGCCGTACAAGGCGGCCGACTTCAACTTCTGGGGTGTCACCTTCACCCGGCAGCCGGGCCGGTTCTACGCCACCATGTCGACCGGCTCCCATCGGTACCTCGTCGAAGGCGACTCGACCGCACGGACCGTGAAGACCTTGCGGGACAACGTCGAATGCCCGTCCCTCTCCCCCGACGAGACCCGTGTCGCCTACAAGGCCGCCATCGACGGCGATCCCGCGAAGGGCTGGCGGGTGTCGGTGCTCGACCTCGCGAGCGGCACCGTGACGCCGCTGGCGGAGACCAGGAACGTCGACGACCAGCCCGCGTGGCTCGACGACCGGACCGTCGCCTACGCCCTTCCCCGCACTCAAGGACACTCCGACGTCTGGGCCGTCTCCGCCGACGGCTCGGGCGCGCCGCGGCTGCTGATCCCGGAGGCCGAGTCACCCGCCGCGCTGCCCTAG
- a CDS encoding MFS transporter, with the protein MYLSTIGRREHPGGVSKKSFALLGGNVFALGTVSLVTDVSSEMVTAVLPVYLVLGLHLGPAAYGVVDGLYTGATALLRLVGGYVADRVRRRKAVAGLGYAMSAVAKLGLVAAGSSATAIGVVLTADRTGKGLRTAPRDALITLSAPEHMLGRAFGVHRAMDSVGAFLGPLAAVAVLAVAGSATGVEGFDAVFVTSFCIATAGVLLALFVRDHRAPKPPSGTVSLRAAAGLLRGAGVRRLLIAACVLGLATIGDGFVYLLLQDKEDIATGWFPLLAVGTNLGYLLLAAPLGALADRIGRLPVMLGGYGALIAVYLLLLSPLTGWALFALTLGLYGVFYAATDGVLMALAGPLLPEALRTTGIAIVQSGQALAYFVSSVLFGLSWQFWGATTAITIAAGTVLVAVAATFVLLVPRRKARP; encoded by the coding sequence GTGTACCTGTCCACGATCGGCCGCCGGGAGCATCCCGGTGGCGTGTCCAAGAAGTCCTTCGCCCTGTTGGGCGGGAACGTCTTCGCCCTGGGCACCGTCAGCCTCGTCACGGACGTCTCCTCGGAGATGGTGACGGCCGTGCTGCCGGTGTACCTGGTGCTCGGGCTGCATCTCGGCCCGGCGGCGTACGGCGTGGTGGACGGCCTCTACACCGGCGCGACCGCGCTGCTGCGCCTGGTCGGCGGCTACGTCGCGGACCGGGTGCGACGACGCAAGGCGGTCGCCGGGCTGGGCTACGCGATGTCGGCCGTGGCGAAACTGGGGCTCGTGGCCGCGGGGTCGTCGGCGACCGCGATCGGCGTGGTGCTGACCGCGGACCGCACGGGCAAGGGGCTGCGGACCGCGCCCCGCGACGCGCTGATCACCCTGTCGGCGCCCGAACACATGCTGGGCCGCGCGTTCGGCGTGCACCGGGCGATGGACAGCGTCGGCGCGTTCCTCGGCCCGCTCGCCGCGGTCGCGGTACTGGCCGTGGCGGGCTCGGCGACCGGGGTCGAAGGCTTCGACGCGGTCTTCGTGACCAGCTTCTGCATCGCCACCGCCGGAGTGCTGCTGGCGTTGTTCGTCCGCGACCACCGCGCGCCCAAACCGCCGTCCGGCACCGTGTCCCTACGAGCGGCGGCGGGGCTCCTGCGGGGCGCCGGCGTGCGGCGGCTGCTGATCGCCGCGTGCGTCCTCGGCCTGGCCACCATCGGGGACGGCTTCGTCTATCTCCTGTTGCAGGACAAGGAGGACATCGCCACCGGCTGGTTCCCGCTGCTGGCCGTCGGGACCAACCTGGGGTACCTGCTTCTGGCCGCGCCGCTCGGCGCGCTGGCCGACCGTATCGGCAGGCTGCCGGTGATGCTCGGCGGTTACGGCGCCCTGATCGCCGTCTACCTGCTGCTGCTCAGCCCGCTCACCGGCTGGGCGTTGTTCGCGCTCACTCTCGGCCTGTACGGCGTGTTCTACGCCGCGACCGACGGCGTGCTGATGGCGCTTGCCGGACCGTTGCTGCCCGAGGCGTTGCGCACCACCGGTATCGCCATCGTACAGAGCGGGCAGGCGCTCGCGTACTTCGTCTCGTCCGTCCTTTTCGGACTCTCTTGGCAGTTCTGGGGCGCGACCACGGCGATCACGATCGCCGCCGGGACGGTGCTCGTCGCCGTCGCCGCCACCTTCGTTCTCTTGGTTCCCCGCAGGAAGGCACGACCGTGA
- a CDS encoding alkaline phosphatase family protein, with the protein MFWKRIAVAAVAATGLATALVVSHQDTPAVAIEPAAAKVPAFDHIVLVMFENKDYKEISGSSKAPYFNKLASQGAKFTKAYGTTHPSQPNYIAQFAGSTHGVDSNKCQDLGNKENIASQLAGIGKKFVGYAESMPSDGYTGCTKGNYARKHNSWVSFSNVPSSANKRFSSFPSDFTKLPHVAFVTPDLCSDMHDCSVDTGDKWLKKNLDAYAQWAKTHNSLLIVNFDEDSGTSVNQIFTTFVGAHVKPGSYSESINHYSILRTMEASFGLPGIGNAANKAPITSVWQ; encoded by the coding sequence ATGTTCTGGAAACGGATCGCGGTCGCGGCCGTGGCCGCGACCGGTTTGGCCACGGCGCTGGTGGTGTCCCATCAGGACACTCCCGCCGTCGCGATAGAGCCCGCCGCGGCGAAAGTGCCCGCGTTCGACCACATCGTCCTCGTGATGTTCGAGAACAAGGACTACAAGGAGATCAGCGGCAGCTCCAAGGCGCCGTACTTCAACAAGCTCGCCTCACAGGGCGCCAAGTTCACCAAGGCGTACGGGACGACGCACCCCAGCCAGCCGAACTACATCGCCCAGTTCGCGGGTTCGACGCACGGTGTCGACAGCAACAAATGCCAGGATCTCGGGAACAAGGAGAACATCGCGTCCCAGCTGGCGGGGATCGGCAAGAAGTTCGTCGGTTACGCGGAAAGCATGCCTTCCGACGGCTACACCGGCTGCACGAAGGGCAATTACGCCCGCAAGCACAACAGCTGGGTCAGCTTCAGCAATGTGCCGTCGTCGGCGAACAAAAGGTTCTCGTCGTTCCCGAGCGACTTCACCAAGCTCCCCCACGTCGCTTTCGTGACCCCGGATCTGTGCAGCGACATGCACGACTGTTCGGTCGACACCGGCGACAAATGGCTGAAGAAGAACCTCGACGCGTACGCGCAGTGGGCCAAGACGCACAACAGCCTGCTGATCGTCAATTTCGACGAGGACAGCGGGACGTCGGTGAACCAGATCTTCACGACGTTCGTCGGCGCCCACGTGAAGCCGGGCAGCTACAGCGAATCCATCAACCACTACTCGATCCTCCGCACGATGGAGGCGTCGTTCGGCCTGCCGGGCATCGGCAACGCGGCCAACAAGGCGCCGATCACCAGCGTGTGGCAGTAG
- a CDS encoding MerR family transcriptional regulator — protein MKPFSSRPAGYTIEELSTIVGMSARNIRAHQTRGLLAPPVRHGRSAYYGPAHLRRLRRITMLQKQGFNLVSIAAMLGTTTVDRAERLDAAMADIARDQPAVARCLERHGVLGRDDTGAPAVVRPSVSRAVTDLAVAGIPPVAALRFLGQFMDRVAPLAGEQLGALKAQTGGGSAAPRACFADLLVSAFKIAVENAAEVTFPVGEPGTWPPG, from the coding sequence GTGAAGCCCTTTTCGTCGAGGCCGGCCGGATACACGATCGAAGAACTTTCCACGATCGTCGGCATGTCGGCGCGCAATATCCGGGCCCATCAGACGCGGGGTCTGCTCGCCCCGCCGGTCCGGCACGGCAGGTCCGCCTACTACGGCCCGGCCCATCTGCGGCGTCTGCGACGCATCACGATGCTGCAGAAACAGGGCTTCAACCTGGTTTCCATCGCCGCGATGCTCGGAACGACCACAGTGGACCGCGCCGAGCGGCTGGACGCGGCGATGGCGGACATCGCCCGCGACCAGCCCGCCGTCGCCCGGTGCCTGGAACGCCACGGCGTGCTGGGCAGGGACGACACGGGAGCCCCGGCGGTCGTGCGTCCGTCCGTTTCGCGCGCGGTGACGGACCTCGCCGTGGCCGGGATCCCGCCCGTCGCCGCCCTGCGGTTCCTCGGGCAGTTCATGGACCGGGTCGCGCCCTTGGCCGGTGAACAGCTGGGCGCGCTGAAAGCTCAGACGGGAGGGGGCTCGGCGGCTCCTCGGGCCTGTTTCGCGGACCTTCTTGTAAGCGCTTTCAAGATCGCCGTGGAAAACGCGGCCGAGGTCACTTTCCCGGTCGGGGAGCCAGGGACCTGGCCGCCGGGGTGA
- a CDS encoding purple acid phosphatase family protein, giving the protein MAEKHDKFVNQYSRRTLFRVGAVSGAALAAGGVLLPGAAAASPGPMVLLNADKVAGSALRPFGRHIAYGADPSQQVVVSWQVPAAVTAPFIRIGTVPGDFSPPIQAEVRALTSQMSWQHPVEEVPPNSPKSITQYYLHARIDRLLPNTTYYYVVGHEGYDPAARLGEMASFRTAPAPGGDGTFTFTAFGDQGVGYNAVSTSSLIAGLDPAFHLAMGDLSYALEGEGGHPEEDQYDARLWDSFFVQNEPVTAGIPWMMALGNHEMEGWYSADGYGGVRARFTMPDNAWDGSTCIYSWRYQNVGMISLDGNDVCYNSPSNLDYTKGKQLKWLGKTLAAFRADPTIDFIVVYCHQCTYSTCHSNGAELGAQKDWAPLFDKYQVDLVLNGHNHIYERTDPIRAGKAVKKVPSRGTTNPVKDGTTYITAGGGGGSVSEFPAPDTYLGHETSNDSPVPMKYSERDGQDRTKKVTWSRVRFRGYSLVAVDVVAGTGATPPKMDVRAISADGTLVDQIIVQRS; this is encoded by the coding sequence TTGGCCGAGAAACACGACAAGTTCGTCAATCAGTACTCGCGGCGGACCCTGTTCCGGGTGGGTGCGGTGAGCGGCGCGGCACTCGCCGCCGGCGGCGTCCTGCTCCCGGGCGCGGCCGCGGCCTCCCCCGGGCCGATGGTGCTGCTCAACGCCGACAAGGTCGCCGGTTCGGCGCTGCGGCCGTTCGGACGGCATATCGCCTACGGGGCCGACCCGTCCCAGCAGGTCGTCGTCTCCTGGCAGGTGCCGGCGGCGGTGACCGCGCCGTTCATCCGGATCGGCACTGTTCCCGGCGACTTCAGCCCGCCGATCCAGGCCGAGGTCCGGGCGCTGACCAGCCAGATGTCCTGGCAGCACCCGGTCGAGGAGGTCCCGCCGAACAGCCCGAAGTCGATCACCCAGTACTACCTCCACGCCCGGATCGACCGCCTCCTGCCCAACACCACGTACTACTACGTCGTCGGACACGAGGGCTACGACCCCGCCGCCCGGCTCGGCGAGATGGCGAGTTTCCGCACCGCACCCGCCCCGGGCGGCGACGGCACATTCACCTTCACCGCTTTCGGCGACCAGGGCGTCGGCTACAACGCCGTCTCGACCAGCAGCCTGATCGCGGGTCTCGATCCGGCCTTCCACCTCGCCATGGGCGACCTGAGCTACGCGCTCGAAGGCGAGGGCGGGCATCCGGAGGAAGACCAGTACGACGCGCGGCTCTGGGACTCCTTCTTCGTGCAGAACGAACCGGTCACCGCCGGGATCCCGTGGATGATGGCGCTCGGCAACCACGAAATGGAGGGCTGGTACTCCGCGGACGGTTACGGCGGCGTGCGGGCGCGTTTCACCATGCCGGACAACGCCTGGGACGGCTCCACCTGCATCTACTCGTGGCGCTATCAGAACGTCGGCATGATCAGCCTGGACGGCAACGACGTCTGCTACAACAGTCCGTCCAATCTGGACTACACGAAGGGCAAGCAGCTCAAATGGCTCGGGAAGACGCTCGCCGCCTTCCGCGCCGACCCCACGATCGACTTCATCGTCGTCTACTGCCACCAGTGCACGTATTCCACGTGCCATTCCAACGGCGCCGAACTCGGCGCGCAGAAGGACTGGGCACCGTTGTTCGACAAGTACCAGGTCGACCTGGTGCTCAACGGCCACAACCACATCTACGAACGCACCGACCCCATCCGGGCGGGCAAGGCCGTCAAGAAGGTGCCCTCGCGCGGGACCACCAATCCGGTCAAGGACGGGACGACCTACATCACCGCGGGCGGCGGTGGCGGCAGCGTCTCCGAGTTCCCGGCGCCCGACACGTACCTCGGCCATGAGACGAGCAACGACTCCCCCGTCCCGATGAAGTACTCGGAACGCGACGGCCAGGACCGCACGAAGAAGGTCACCTGGTCCCGGGTCCGGTTTCGCGGCTACAGCCTGGTCGCCGTCGACGTCGTCGCGGGGACGGGCGCCACACCGCCCAAAATGGACGTTCGCGCGATCAGCGCCGACGGCACCCTCGTCGACCAGATCATCGTGCAGCGTTCCTGA